The Neurospora crassa OR74A linkage group IV, whole genome shotgun sequence genome has a segment encoding these proteins:
- a CDS encoding sphingoid long chain base kinase 4, with protein MGDVRQLRDEHAAAIAKASAQEPSIQAVALQATTSASGKNVAILELPTVTLTCEKDHLVIQEHTAATKKSRSCCPVTPSRRLAPGSVPFYNILWAYITPDRNYLRIDFAEETSPKKHQLIVRQLEFPLPSASLQGAREREPLLSPPSIPPVSAATLDAFVARVLDLAYPAPIQRRKRAWVLVNPHAGPGGADKIFEKKVRPIFEAARMPLTVVRTTYSGEAVTLAQDLDISEYDIAIPCSGDGLPHEVFNGLSKRPDARKALAKLAVCHIPCGSGNAMSCNLYGTHRPSLAALAIVKGVPTKLDLCSVTLQDGERLTSFLSQAYGLIADLDITTEHLRWMGAARFTYGFLTLAIRKKTYPCDVAMKVEVGGKEEIRGHYARGVKGAESDVGNGEASGDGEEGGSSDGEGEGEGEGMPGLKYGTVNDKLPEDWEVVPHEKLGSFYCGNMAYMAPDANFFSAALANDGLLDLITTDGDISLWKNINLQLSVESGHFFDNPLVSYRKVSAFRLTPRYQDPNGVISIDGEARPFAPFQVEVHKGLGLTLSKRGVFEAPGPHGWDKVTTTERLMA; from the exons ATGGGGGACGTTCGACAACTACGGGATGAACACGCGGCAGCCATTGCGAAGGCGAGCGCGCAAGAGCCGTCCATTCAGGCCGTGGCATTGCAAGCCACTACTTCTGCTTCCGGAAAGAATGTCGCTATTCTCGAACTGCCCACTGTCACACTCACTTGCGAGAAGGATCACTTGGTGATTCAAG AACATACTGCTGCCACCAAGAAGTCACGTTCGTGCTGCCcag TCACCCCTTCGCGCCGTCTCGCTCCCGGGTCCGTACCATTCTACAACATTCTCTGGGCCTACATCACCCCCGACCGCAACTACCTCCGCATCGACTTCGCCGAAGAGACCTCTCCCAAGAAACATCAGCTCATCGTCCGCCAACTCGagttccccctcccctcagCCTCTCTCCAAGGTGCCCGAGAGCGCGAGCCACTtctctcaccaccctccATCCCTCCAGTCTCCGCCGCCACCTTAGACGCCTTTGTCGCCCGCGTCCTCGACCTCGCCTACCCTGCCCCCATCCAGCGCCGCAAGCGCGCCTGGGTGCTTGTCAACCCGCATGCCGGCCCCGGCGGCGCCGACAAGATTTTTGAAAAGAAGGTCCGCCCCATCTTCGAAGCGGCACGCATGCCATTGACCGTCGTCCGCACCACCTACTCCGGCGAAGCCGTCACCCTCGCGCAGGACCTGGATATTTCAGAGTACGACATCGCAATCCCCTGCTCCGGCGACGGGCTACCGCACGAAGTCTTCAATGGGCTCTCCAAGCGGCCCGATGCCCGCAAGGCGCTTGCCAAGCTAGCAGTGTGCCACATACCCTGCGGCTCGGGCAACGCCATGAGCTGTAACCTCTACGGTACCCACCGCCCTTCGCTGGCGGCGCTAGCCATCGTCAAGGGCGTGCCGACGAAGCTGGACCTGTGCAGCGTCACGCTGCAAGATGGAGAGCGTCTGACGAGCTTTCTGAGCCAGGCGTACGGCTTGATTGCCGATTTGGATATCACTACCGAGCATCTGAGGTGGATGGGTGCGGCGAGGTTTACGTACGGGTTTTTGACGCTGGCTATCAGGAAGAAGACGTATCCGTGTGATGTGGCGATGAAGGTGGAAGTGGGCGGGAAGGAGGAGATTAGGGGGCATTATGCGAGGGGGGTGAAGGGGGCGGAGAGTGATGTTGGGAATGGGGAGGCTAgcggggatggggaggagggtggtagTAGCGatggggaaggagaaggagagggagagggaatGCCGGGGTTGAAGTATGGAACGGTGAATGATAAGTTGCCGGAGGATTGGGAGGTGGTTCCGCATGAAAAGTTGGGGAGCTTTTACTGCGGTAAT ATGGCCTACATGGCCCCAGACGCCAacttcttctccgccgccCTCGCCAACGATGGTTTGTTGGACCTCATCACGACCGACGGCGACATCTCCCTCTGGAAGAACATCAACCTCCAACTCTCGGTCGAATCAGGCCACTTCTTCGACAACCCCTTGGTTTCCTATCGCAAGGTCTCCGCTTTCCGCTTGACACCCCGATACCAGGACCCGAATGGAGTGATCAGCATCGATGGCGAAGCGCGACCGTTCGCTCCCTTCCAGGTGGAGGTACACAAGGGCCTGGGGCTGACCCTCAGTAAGAGGGGTGTGTTCGAAGCGCCGGGGCCGCATGGGTGGGACAAGGTCACGACGACGGAAAGGTTGATGGCCTAG
- a CDS encoding sphingoid long chain base kinase 4, variant has product MGDVRQLRDEHAAAIAKASAQEPSIQAVALQATTSASGKNVAILELPTVTLTCEKDHLVIQEHTAATKKSLTPSRRLAPGSVPFYNILWAYITPDRNYLRIDFAEETSPKKHQLIVRQLEFPLPSASLQGAREREPLLSPPSIPPVSAATLDAFVARVLDLAYPAPIQRRKRAWVLVNPHAGPGGADKIFEKKVRPIFEAARMPLTVVRTTYSGEAVTLAQDLDISEYDIAIPCSGDGLPHEVFNGLSKRPDARKALAKLAVCHIPCGSGNAMSCNLYGTHRPSLAALAIVKGVPTKLDLCSVTLQDGERLTSFLSQAYGLIADLDITTEHLRWMGAARFTYGFLTLAIRKKTYPCDVAMKVEVGGKEEIRGHYARGVKGAESDVGNGEASGDGEEGGSSDGEGEGEGEGMPGLKYGTVNDKLPEDWEVVPHEKLGSFYCGNMAYMAPDANFFSAALANDGLLDLITTDGDISLWKNINLQLSVESGHFFDNPLVSYRKVSAFRLTPRYQDPNGVISIDGEARPFAPFQVEVHKGLGLTLSKRGVFEAPGPHGWDKVTTTERLMA; this is encoded by the exons ATGGGGGACGTTCGACAACTACGGGATGAACACGCGGCAGCCATTGCGAAGGCGAGCGCGCAAGAGCCGTCCATTCAGGCCGTGGCATTGCAAGCCACTACTTCTGCTTCCGGAAAGAATGTCGCTATTCTCGAACTGCCCACTGTCACACTCACTTGCGAGAAGGATCACTTGGTGATTCAAG AACATACTGCTGCCACCAAGAAGTCAC TCACCCCTTCGCGCCGTCTCGCTCCCGGGTCCGTACCATTCTACAACATTCTCTGGGCCTACATCACCCCCGACCGCAACTACCTCCGCATCGACTTCGCCGAAGAGACCTCTCCCAAGAAACATCAGCTCATCGTCCGCCAACTCGagttccccctcccctcagCCTCTCTCCAAGGTGCCCGAGAGCGCGAGCCACTtctctcaccaccctccATCCCTCCAGTCTCCGCCGCCACCTTAGACGCCTTTGTCGCCCGCGTCCTCGACCTCGCCTACCCTGCCCCCATCCAGCGCCGCAAGCGCGCCTGGGTGCTTGTCAACCCGCATGCCGGCCCCGGCGGCGCCGACAAGATTTTTGAAAAGAAGGTCCGCCCCATCTTCGAAGCGGCACGCATGCCATTGACCGTCGTCCGCACCACCTACTCCGGCGAAGCCGTCACCCTCGCGCAGGACCTGGATATTTCAGAGTACGACATCGCAATCCCCTGCTCCGGCGACGGGCTACCGCACGAAGTCTTCAATGGGCTCTCCAAGCGGCCCGATGCCCGCAAGGCGCTTGCCAAGCTAGCAGTGTGCCACATACCCTGCGGCTCGGGCAACGCCATGAGCTGTAACCTCTACGGTACCCACCGCCCTTCGCTGGCGGCGCTAGCCATCGTCAAGGGCGTGCCGACGAAGCTGGACCTGTGCAGCGTCACGCTGCAAGATGGAGAGCGTCTGACGAGCTTTCTGAGCCAGGCGTACGGCTTGATTGCCGATTTGGATATCACTACCGAGCATCTGAGGTGGATGGGTGCGGCGAGGTTTACGTACGGGTTTTTGACGCTGGCTATCAGGAAGAAGACGTATCCGTGTGATGTGGCGATGAAGGTGGAAGTGGGCGGGAAGGAGGAGATTAGGGGGCATTATGCGAGGGGGGTGAAGGGGGCGGAGAGTGATGTTGGGAATGGGGAGGCTAgcggggatggggaggagggtggtagTAGCGatggggaaggagaaggagagggagagggaatGCCGGGGTTGAAGTATGGAACGGTGAATGATAAGTTGCCGGAGGATTGGGAGGTGGTTCCGCATGAAAAGTTGGGGAGCTTTTACTGCGGTAAT ATGGCCTACATGGCCCCAGACGCCAacttcttctccgccgccCTCGCCAACGATGGTTTGTTGGACCTCATCACGACCGACGGCGACATCTCCCTCTGGAAGAACATCAACCTCCAACTCTCGGTCGAATCAGGCCACTTCTTCGACAACCCCTTGGTTTCCTATCGCAAGGTCTCCGCTTTCCGCTTGACACCCCGATACCAGGACCCGAATGGAGTGATCAGCATCGATGGCGAAGCGCGACCGTTCGCTCCCTTCCAGGTGGAGGTACACAAGGGCCTGGGGCTGACCCTCAGTAAGAGGGGTGTGTTCGAAGCGCCGGGGCCGCATGGGTGGGACAAGGTCACGACGACGGAAAGGTTGATGGCCTAG
- a CDS encoding NMDA receptor-regulated protein 1, whose protein sequence is MPQTLSTREANLFRTVIRHYEDKQYKRGLKAAEQILKKNPRHGDTMSMKALIMNSQGKTEEAFALAKEALTVDMKSHICWHVYGILYRQHKNFDEAIKAYKFALKLEPESQQIQRDLAVLQVQIRDYQGYVQSRFAMLKAKPHLRQNWTALAIAYQLEGSLEQAENILTTYEKSMTNVPLKTDQEHSEALLYKNTIIAERGDIKRALEHLESDCKNCLDRLAVMEMRARYLGQLNRKEEAAKAWRALLDRNPEHPEYYKGLIEALEIDEKDEAALKAIYDEYAAKYPRSDAAKRLPLNFLTGDSFKAAAKSYLTNMLDRGVPSVFANLKHLYSEVAKKEAILALAEEYLKEHKGSEQANGDSSKGVGAALYFLAQHYNYHLSRDLAKAMEYVEQAIELDPKNVDFHMTKARIFKHQGDTAKASETMDRARSLDTKDRYINSKAAKYQLRNNENEKALETMGLFTRAETVGGPLADLTDMQCMWFLTEDGEAWQRRGNTGLALKRFTTIHNIFDIWQEDQFDFHSFSLRKGQIRAYVDMIRWEDSIREHPFYFRAALDAVKLYLDMFEKQQASANGTNGTGEATNGEDAAEKKKAAKKARKEAQKAEREAAEKAAKQDPNKATAKKDEEPKKKDDDPNGLKLAATTDPLGDAMKFLTNILQFSPKNIEGQVAGFDVYIRRKKYLLALRCLNAAQALNPEHPRVKEQFAELQKAVESLDDAQSAKVKEVLKAKFSS, encoded by the exons ATGCCGCAAACCCTGAGCACGAGAGAGGCCAACCTCTTTCGTACCGTCATCCGCCACTATGAGGACAAGCAGTACAAGCGCGGCTTGAAGGCCGCCGAGCAGATCCTCAAGAAAAACCCCAGGCATGGCGACACCATGTCCATGAAGGCTCTGATCATGAACTCCCAGggcaagacggaggaggccTTTGCCCTCGCCAAGGAGGCTCTCACCGTCGACATGAAGTCCCACATCTGCTGGCACGTCTACGGTATCCTCTACCGCCAGCACAAGAACTTCgacgaggccatcaaggcctACAAGTTTGCCCTCAAGCTCGAGCCCGAGTCCCAACAGATCCAGCGTGACCTCGCCGTCCTCCAGGTCCAGATCCGCGACTACCAGGGCTACGTCCAGAGCAGGTTCGCCATGCTCAAGGCCAAGCCCCATCTCCGCCAGAACTGGACCGCCCTTGCGATTGCCTATCAGCTCGAAGGCAGCCTCGAACAGGCCGAGAACATCCTCACCACCTACGAAAAGTCCATGACCAACGTTCCCCTCAAGACCGACCAGGAGCACTCCGAGGCTCTCCTTTACAAGAACACCATTATTGCCGAGCGAGGCGATATCAAGCGTGCGCTCGAGCACCTCGAGTCCGACTGCAAGAACTGCCTGGACAGGTTGGCTGTTATGGAAATGCGGGCGCGCTACTTGGGTCAGCTCAACaggaaagaggaggcggCAAAGGCGTGGCGGGCACTGCTGGACAGGAACCCCGAGCACCCCGAGTACTACAAGGGTCTGATTGAGGCTTTGGAGATTGACGAGAAGGACGAGGCTGCTCTCAAGGCCATCTATGACGAGTATGCTGCCAAGTACCCTCGCTCGGATGCTGCCAAGAGGTTGCCTCTCAACTTCCTCACCGGCGATAGCTTCAAGGCTGCTGCCAAGAGCTATCTCACCAACATGTTGGACAGGGGTGTGCCTTCGGTGTTTGCCAACCTCAAGCACCTCTACTCTGAGGttgccaagaaggaggccatcctcgcccttgCCGAGGAGTATCTGAAGGAGCATAAGGGGTCTGAGCAAGCGAACGGCGACAGCTCCAAGGGTGTCGGTGCTGCTCTTTACTTCCTGGCGCAACATTACAACTACCACCTCAGCCGCGACCTTGCCAAGGCCATGGAGTATGTCGAGCAGGCCATCGAGCTCGATCCCAAGAACGTTGACTTCCACATGACCAAGGCCAGGATATTCAAGCACCAGGGCGATACCGCCAAGGCCTCGGAAACCATGGACCGTGCCCGTTCGCTCGACACCAAGGATCGTTACATCAACTCCAAGGCCGCCAAGTACCAACTACGGAACAACGAGAACGAGAAGGCTCTCGAGACCATGGGTCTTTTCACGAGGGCTGAAACTGTCGGCGGACCCCTCGCTGACTTGACCGACATGCAGTGCATGTGGTTCTTGACTGAAGATGGTGAGGCCTGGCAACGGCGTGGCAACACCGGCTTGGCTCTCAAGCGTTTCACCACCATCCACAACATTTTCGATATCTGGCAGGAGGACCAATTCGACTTCCACAGCTTCTCCCTCCGTAAGGGTCAGATCCGTGCCTATGTCGACATGATCCGCTGGGAGGACAGCATCCGCGAGCACCCCTTTTACTTCCGTGCTGCTCTTGACGCCGTCAAGCTGTACCTTGACATGTTTGAGAAGCAGCAGGCTTCTGCCAACGGCACCAACGGCACTGGCGAGGCCACCAACGGAGAGGATGCcgctgagaagaagaaggccgccaagaaggcccGCAAGGAAGCCCAGAAGGCCGAGCGCGAGGCCGCTGAGAAGGCTGCTAAGCAGGATCCCAACAAGGCGACggccaagaaggacgaggaacCTAAGAAGAAAGACGACGATCCGAACGGCCTCAAGCTCGCTGCTACGACGGATCCTTTGGGTGATGCCATGAAGTTCCTCACCAACATCTTGCAGTTCAGCCCCAAGAACATTGAGGGCCAAGTTGCTGGTTTCGATGTTTACATCCGCAGGA AGAAGTATCTTCTTGCGCTGCGCTGCCTAAACGCGGCTCAGGCGCTCAACCCCGAACACCCCCGTGTCAAGGAGCAGTTCGCTGAGCTCCAGAAGGCGGTCGAGTCTCTTGACGATGCTCAGTCGGCCAAGGTCAAAGAAGTGCTCAAGGCCAAGTTCAGTTCTTAG